A single window of Streptomyces sp. NBC_00464 DNA harbors:
- a CDS encoding CocE/NonD family hydrolase produces MHIQTSFPYETTREDIYIPLPDGTQLYARIWRPVTDEPVPALLEYLPYRLSDWTAPRDWQRHPWYAGHGYASVRVDVRGHGNSEGMPGDEYDATELADGVAVIHWLAQQEWCSGRVGMFGISWGGFNSLQIAALAPEPLKAIVTVCSADDRYDNDVHYMGGSVLAVDMHAWAATMLAFVCRPPDPADVGDDWRQMWLDRLEAVDPFIHTWLAHQTRDDYWKHGSVCEDYSAIKANVLAVGGWHDPYRDTVLRLVEHLDPAKVRGLIGPWSHQYPDRGLPPGPGIGFLQETLRWWDQHLKDHDTGVMKEPLLRSWISESHRPATVYETLPGRWVGDTSWPSENVAPVAYALQGGPQIVDSPQQTGLDAGRFFPFGNDADLPPDQRDEDAKSVCFEFPVEGAPIEILGRPRVKLRIRMDVPRGQAIARLCDVAPDGSSTLVTRGVLNLAARDGRDRTEDWPLGETEDVTFDLNGIGHTFPPGHRIRLAVSSSYWPWIWPQAGSAGFTLDADGSFVELPVRRHTEDPSIRFEEPEQSEPLGVVFPVTLDEQRPERLVVRDVAKGEWRMEVDPRYGGTRVYPDGLEFTEDAVETYTIQESDPLSARTRSDWTVRLHRPEMAWDVLVETHSEISADADDFITSNEVVCKEGDEVVFHRTWEKRIPRTAG; encoded by the coding sequence ATGCACATCCAGACCTCCTTCCCGTACGAGACCACCCGCGAGGACATCTACATCCCGCTCCCGGACGGCACCCAGCTGTACGCCCGGATCTGGCGGCCGGTGACGGACGAACCCGTCCCGGCGCTGCTGGAGTACCTGCCGTACCGGCTGAGCGACTGGACCGCGCCGCGCGACTGGCAACGCCACCCCTGGTACGCCGGGCACGGCTACGCCTCGGTCCGGGTCGACGTCCGCGGCCACGGCAACAGCGAGGGGATGCCGGGCGACGAGTACGACGCGACGGAGCTCGCCGACGGAGTGGCCGTCATCCACTGGCTGGCCCAGCAGGAGTGGTGCTCGGGCCGGGTCGGCATGTTCGGCATCTCGTGGGGCGGCTTCAACTCGCTCCAGATCGCCGCGCTCGCCCCCGAGCCGCTGAAGGCGATCGTCACCGTCTGCTCGGCCGACGACCGCTACGACAACGACGTCCACTACATGGGCGGCTCGGTCCTCGCCGTGGACATGCACGCCTGGGCGGCGACCATGCTCGCCTTCGTCTGCCGGCCGCCCGACCCGGCGGACGTCGGCGACGACTGGCGGCAGATGTGGCTGGACCGGCTCGAAGCCGTGGACCCCTTCATCCACACCTGGCTGGCCCACCAGACACGCGACGACTACTGGAAGCACGGCAGCGTCTGCGAGGACTACTCCGCCATCAAGGCGAACGTCCTCGCGGTCGGCGGCTGGCACGACCCGTACCGCGACACCGTGCTCCGGCTCGTCGAGCACCTGGACCCGGCGAAGGTCCGCGGGCTGATCGGGCCCTGGTCGCACCAGTACCCCGACCGCGGGCTGCCGCCCGGTCCCGGCATCGGCTTCCTCCAGGAGACGCTGCGCTGGTGGGACCAGCATCTGAAGGACCACGACACCGGCGTCATGAAGGAGCCGCTGCTGCGGTCCTGGATCAGCGAGTCGCACCGGCCGGCCACGGTGTACGAGACGCTGCCCGGCCGCTGGGTCGGGGACACCAGCTGGCCCTCGGAGAACGTGGCGCCGGTCGCGTACGCCCTCCAGGGCGGGCCGCAGATCGTCGACTCGCCGCAGCAGACCGGGCTGGACGCCGGGCGGTTCTTCCCGTTCGGCAACGACGCCGACCTGCCGCCCGACCAGCGTGACGAGGACGCCAAGTCGGTGTGCTTCGAGTTCCCCGTCGAGGGCGCCCCGATCGAGATCCTGGGCCGCCCCCGGGTGAAGCTGCGGATCCGGATGGACGTGCCGCGCGGCCAGGCCATCGCCCGGCTCTGCGATGTCGCCCCCGACGGCTCCTCCACCCTCGTCACCCGCGGCGTCCTCAACCTCGCCGCCCGCGACGGCCGGGACCGCACCGAGGACTGGCCCCTCGGCGAGACCGAGGACGTCACCTTCGACCTGAACGGCATCGGGCACACCTTCCCGCCCGGCCACCGGATCAGGCTCGCGGTCTCCTCCTCGTACTGGCCCTGGATCTGGCCGCAGGCAGGCTCGGCGGGCTTCACCCTGGACGCCGACGGCAGCTTCGTCGAACTCCCGGTGCGCCGGCACACCGAGGACCCCTCGATCCGCTTCGAGGAGCCCGAGCAGTCGGAGCCGCTCGGCGTCGTCTTCCCCGTCACGCTCGACGAGCAGCGCCCCGAGCGGCTGGTCGTGCGCGATGTCGCCAAGGGCGAGTGGCGGATGGAGGTCGACCCGCGTTACGGCGGCACCCGGGTCTATCCGGACGGCCTGGAGTTCACCGAGGACGCGGTGGAGACGTACACGATCCAGGAGAGCGACCCGCTCTCCGCGCGCACCCGATCCGACTGGACGGTCCGGCTGCACCGGCCGGAGATGGCCTGGGACGTGCTGGTCGAGACGCATTCCGAGATCTCCGCCGACGCCGACGACTTCATCACCTCCAACGAGGTCGTCTGCAAGGAGGGCGACGAGGTCGTCTTCCACCGGACCTGGGAGAAGCGGATTCCGCGCACAGCGGGGTGA